CGTGCATGCGATGCCGTTCTGCGTGAACACCATATTGAGCTCGGAGGAGTCGGTGAGCTTCCCCGTGAGGTCGGCCCGGATCTGCTCGGCGAGCTCCTCGCCGGTCACCTCGGCGCCACGGAAGATGAAGACGTCCTCGCGGTGCTGGGCGGCCCAGTGCACGAGCTCGTAGGTCAGCTCGTCGTGGTTCTGCAGTCCGTGGACAAGCCCGACTGGCTCGACGCCGAGGTCGAGCGACTGCCGCAGGGCGAGGCGGAGGAACTCGGTGTCGCCGGTCGCGAGGGCGTGCTGGTAGGCCGGGCGGCTCACGAAGTCGTACGAGAGATCGGCGCCGACGGCGCCCGTGTCGCGGATGTCCTCGATCGCGAGGTTGAGCTCCTGGAAGGTGAAGCCGCCGACCTTGCGCACCATGCCGGCGATGATGTGGTTCGCCGCGTGGGACAGCGGGTGCCCCTCCGACCAGGCCGGCATCCCCTCGGCGCTCTTCTCGACGCCGAGGAACCCGTTGGCGTCGAGGCGGAGAGCGCTCGACCCGAGGTCGCCGAGCGAGTGCAGGGCGTCGCCGATCACGAGTCGCATACCCGCGAACGTCGGATCGAGCCAGTTGATCGAGGGCTGGCCCTCTTTGAAGTAGTGCAGGTAGACCCAGCGCCGAGCCTGTCCGTCGACGCCGGTCACGGCATCCGTCGCACTCCAGTTGGTCTCCTTCACGCCCGGTGTGTAGAAGATGACCCGCTGCAGCTCGCCGATGATGTAGCCGCGATCGGCGAGCTCCCGCTCGGTCGCGGGGTCGAGGTTGACGGCGTCGCGCCCCGGTGGCACGTCGGGAAGGAGATGCCAGTCCTCGGGCGGGATCTCGATCATGTGGTAGATCCCGGGGTAGTCCTTGAATCCCATCTCGGCGAGCCTGAAGTCGGCGCCCTTGCCCGTGTGTCCGGGGACGATGTCGTCGATGACGCTGCCGCCGTGCGCGTCGGCGACGTCGGTCAGCCGGCGGAACGCCTCTTCATCGCCGAACAGCGGGTCGATCTGGGTAGAGATGCGGTCGAAGTGACCGTCGACGCTCGGCGTCTCCTGCCACCCGAGGATGCCGCCGGCACGCTTGACCGGCCCGGTGTGCACGGCGTTGATCCCGATGGCCTGGAAGGCGTCCCACAGTTCCTGCTGGCCGAGCGCCTCGAGGAACGACTGCCCCTGACGTGTAATGAGCGAGATGGGGTAGGCCGTGAACCACACGTCGGCGGTCTCGATCGCCCGGCGTGCGTCGGGACGGGCGTAGGGGTTGCGCCACATGCTGGGCTGCCCCGAGAGCTGCCGGCTGAGGACGTCGGAGTCCTTGAGCATCGACTGGCGCACGAGCCATTCGACGTACGAGGGGTTCGTGCCGATCGCGCTCCGCGGATCGGTCGAGATCCGCCGCAGGTTGCTGCGGCGCAGCTGATCCCGTGGCCTCAGCCGTCGGGGCCGGGCAGGATACAGCTGCTCGTCGAAGCTGATCTCCGGGATCGACGAGGTCGTGGTGGGCGGCTCGCCCCCTGCCTCCGTCGACGGTGTGTGGCTCTCGCTCGTCCCGAGCGTCTCGGTCACGGGCTCGTCCATCGGACCTCCTCGATGGTCGTGCGGAACAGCGCGTGGGTCACACGTTACGCAGGCCCGCGGTCGGCCACACCTCCTTCACTCGACACCCAAGTCGTGATAGCGAGGAGTCGGAGCCAGGGTCCCGGCCGAGCGCCTCTCTACCGGTTGACGTCGTCGGCGTCCCAGCCGAGGTCGGCGCCTTCGCGGATCGGCAGCGCCTCCAGGCCCGGGTCGGTGCAGAGCGCCCGCACGAGGGCGTGCGAGCCGCCCACGAGCGTGGAGTCGTAGTCCACCTCGCTCACGAGCACCCAGGCCCGATCGTCGGGCCAGACGAGGCTGGGCGACTCCGCCGACGCGCCGAACCCGGCCGATTCGGACTCCCGGTCGCGCCACGGAACGTGTTCCACCCACGTCGGGTCGGCGAGCTCCGAGACGCCCCCGCGGAACAGCACGTGGTCGCGGCCGGGAAGGCGCAGGCGCGGGCCGCGTGAGACCTCGTCGGACAGGATGCCCTCCTGCCACGTCGGCTTGCGGAAGGCGTTGTTGAGCTGATCGCGCCCCGAGTGCTCGAGGAAGTCGACGTGGCGCGCCTCGATCGCGTCGCGCGGAGTGTCGGTGGCCGAGAGGGTGAGCAGCGCGCGCGACGGTCCGTAGCCCAGGGCGCCGACGAGCCCGCCCCAGCCCTCCCACACGGCGACGAACCCGTCGGCGGGGGTGGTCGTGTGCCGCGCGAGCGTCGAAGCCACCATCGCAACGAGGTCCGGGGCGAGCTGACCTGTGGCCGGCCGGCCGTAGCGCCAGCCCGCGGCATCCCTCGGTCCGTCCTCTCCGGGCACCTCCTGGAACTTGTCGGCCAGATGGTGCCACTGCGCGAGCACGTGCATCGTCGTGCCGAAGGCCTCGGCCGCCTGTCGCCACGTCACCCGTTCGGCCTCGAACCGGGGGTTCGCCAGCTGGAACGCCTCCCACTCCCGCCGGTGCGAGGAGTAGGGAAGCGGAGGCCAGTCGCGCCCGACGGGTCGTTCCCGCTCGACGGGATGGAACACCCGTGCGTACGCCTCGAACCCCCTCGGCACGACGTCGTGCATCGTGCCCCGCCAGGGGTCGTCGATCCGCTCGCGGATCCAGTCGCCGACCGCGACATCCGCCGTCCACTCCATTCGTGTCACGCTACCCGTGCGGGCCGGGGGCCCGGGACGCGAAGCGCCACGACGACGAGGCCGAGTGCGACGAGCTCGGCGCCGACGAGGACGCGTTCGCCGAGCCCGATCGGGAAGAGGATCCACCACGGCGTGCCGGTGGACTCGGCGATGGCGATGAGCACTCCCGCCACGACGATCGCCAGGAGGATCGCCGAGCCGAGCACGAGCGCCATCGTGAGCAGGCGGTGATCGAAGCCCGAGTCGCGCCGCAGTCGGCCGCGGCGACGGGCCTCCCGCGCCGCGAGCGCGAGGATCGCGATCGGCAGCGCGAGGAATGCGATGACCGACGCGCTGCGGTGGAGATACCCGACCCACGTCGCCCCCGCCGCCCAGTCGGCCTTCGGGAAGAGGGCGACCCCCAGCATCCCGAGCACCCAGAGAGCCATCCCCACGCTCGGCACCGACAGCGGGCGGCACACGCCCGTACGGACCAGCAGCACGAGAGTCGCGGCCGAGCCGACGGCGATGAGGATGACGCCGGTAACGAACTCCGCCGCGAGCGGCGACCGGCCGTACTGGCTGATCGTGAGGCGCAGCGGATCGATGCCGTTGGTCGGCGCGACGACGTGCAGCACCCCGATGAGCAGCACCCCCAGGGCGAGGCAGGCGAGCTCCACCGCGCGGAGCGCCCGGGTGACCCGGTCGGCGTCAGGAGCGACGGATGCCTCGGCCATGCGTCCACCCTAGGCATCCGTCGCTCTGCGCGGCTGGGAGAACGATTCGGGCTGGCCCCCGGCATCCGGTACCATAGGAGGGTTGTCCGCACGCGGGTCGTCCTGCGTGAACTCCGGACACGTGCAACACACCCTCCTGCTGTCGGGAAATGCCCGTCAGCCGTTCTAGTCCGAAGGAGGTGGGTAAGTGACGCACCAGTACGAACTCATGGTCATCCTCAACCCTGAGATCGACGAGCGCCAGGTCGCCCCGAGCCTCGACAAGTTCCTGAAGGTCATCACCGCTGATGGTGGCTCGATCGACAACGTCGACATCTGGGGCAAGCGCCGTCTCGCCTACGAGATCCAGAAGAAGAACGAGGGCATCTACGCCGTCGTCAACTTCACGGCCACCAGCGCCGCGACCCAGGAGCTCGACCGCCAGCTGAACCTCAGTGAGCAGATCATGCGCACCAAGGTCCTCCGTGCCGAAGAGGCGCAGGCTATGGTCGCTGCCGAGGCCAAGCGCTCCGAGGAGAAGGCCGCCCGCAAGGCAGCCCGCCCCGCGAAGCCCGCGAAGCAGGACGCGTAACGACGATGGCCGGCGAGACGATCATCACCGTGGTGGGCAACCTCACGGCTGATCCCGAACTGCGGTACACGCAGAACGGTCTCCCCGTCGCGAACTTCACGATCGCGTCGACGCCGCGCAACTTCGACCGCCAGGCGAACGAGTGGAAGGACGGCGAAGCGCTGTTCCTCCGTGCGAGCGTGTGGCGCGAGTTCGCCGAGCACGTCGCGGGTTCGCTCACGAAGGGCTCGCGAGTCATCGCGACCGGTCGCCTCAAGCAGCGCTCCTACGAGACGCGCGAGGGCGAGAAGCGCACCTCCATCGAACTCGAGGTCGACGAGATCGGCCCGTCGCTGCGTTACGCCACGGCTCAGGTGACGCGCGCGGCCGGTGGTGGCGGCGGCGGTGGCGGACAGTCCCGTCCGCAGGTCGCCGACGAGCCGTGGGCGACCCCCGGTTCGTCCTCCAGCGCCGGCTCGACCGATGCGTGGAGCGCGCCGGGCACGTCCTACGGCGACGACACCCCGTTCTGAGCCGTTCGATCTCAGAGAACAGATTCCGGATGCCTCTGGCCGAGGCATCCGATCACGAAAACTAAGGAACAACCATGGCTGGAAAGTCGAGCGGCGACCGCCGCAAGCCGCGGAAGGGCGCGAAGAACGCGGCTCCCGCGAAGGCGATCCGCGTCGGCGTCATTGACTACAAGGACGTCGCCACGCTTCGCAAGTTCATCTCGGAGCGCGGCAAGATCCGCGCCCGTCGTATCACCGGTGTCTCGGTGCAGGAGCAGCGTCTGATCGCCAAGGCGATCAAGAACGCGCGCGAGATGGCGCTCCTGCCCTACGCCGGCGCTGGCCGCTAAGGAGCACCGCAATGGCAAAGCTGATTCTCACGAATGAGGTCGCCGGGCTCGGTAGCGCCGGTGACGTTGTCGAGGTCAAGAACGGGTACGCCCGCAACTACCTCATCCCCCAGGGCTTCGCTGTGGCCTGGACCCGCGGTGGCGAGAAGCAGGTGGCGTCGATCCGCGCCGCCCGCGAGTCGCGCGCGATCCACGTCCACGAAGAGGCCGTGGCGCTGAAGGACTCCCTCGAGTCGAACAAGGTCCGCCTGGCCGTCAAGGCCGGTGCCGAGGGCCGCCTGTTCGGCTCGGTCAAGACGGGCGACGTCGCCGACGCCGTCAAGGCCGCCGGCCTGGGCGAGCTCGACAAGCGCAAGATCCACATCACCTCGCCGATCAAGGCCGTGGGCGAGCACGAGGCGACTGTTCGCCTCCGCGACGACCTCACCGCCGTGATCACCCTGCAGGTGGTCGCCGCCAAGTAAGGCGCATCGCACCACGCCGAATGCCGCGAGCCCCAAGGCTCGCGGCATTCGTCGTCTCGGGCGGGGCCGTTTCGGATCGGCTCTGCCGGGAATGACGGATGCCGCGGACCGGACAAGTCCGCGGCATCCGCATTTCCGCGTCGCGCGGCGGGGGCGGATCGGGCCAGGCAAGCTCGGATCCGCCGCCCGGCTCACACGTTGCGGCGTCGCAGCATGAGCGACAGCACGCCGGCACCGGCCAGGACGAATCCCAGCAGGAGCCCTGCGAGCCCGCTCTCCCCCCCGGTTGCTGCGAGCGTCTGCGAACCCGTCGCAGCCGTCATGCCGACCATCGCGGCGTCGCCACCGGTCGGGTCAGCGCTCGGGCCGGTGGGGCCGGTCGGACCGGTCGGGTCCGTCGGGCCCGTGGGACCGCTCGGGTCCGTGGGATCGGTCGGGTCCGTGGGATCGGTCGGATCGGTCGGGTCGGTGGGATCGGTCGGATCGGTGGGATCCGTCGGGTCCACCGGACCGGCCGGCGGGCCCGCGACCGTGCTGTCACCGATGACGGAGATGGCGTTGCCGCCGATCGTGACAGGCAGGTTCAGCACGGGGACGATCTGGGTTCCGCCGAGGATTCCATCCTCGCCAGACGTCCACGGGGATCCGACGATGGGGGCCGTCGATCCAGTCGGTGCACTGGGAGATGCACCGGTCGTCGTGCTGTCTCCGATGACGGAGATCGCGTTCCCGCCGACCGTGATCGGCAGATTGAGCACCGGGACGATCTGGGTTCCGCCGAGGATCCCATCCTCGCCAGACGTCCAGGGGCTGCCCACGCTGGGGTTCGTGGTGCCCGTCGGTGCCGTTGCCGATCCGGTGGGGGCGGCCGAGGTGACGCTGTCGCCGACGCCCGAGACGGCGTTGCCGCCGACGGTGATGGGCGCGTTGACGACGGGGATCACCTGGGTGCCGCCGAGGATGCCGTCCTCACCGCTCGTCGAGGGGGAGCCGATGCTGGGGGCCGAGCCCATCATCCATCCTCCCGACGATCCGGTGGGGGCGGCGGACGTGTTGCTGTCGCCCAGGACCGAGACGGCGTTGCCGACGGCCGTGATGGGCGCGTTGATGACCGGGATCACCTGGGTGCCGCCGAGGATGCCGTCTTCGCCGGACGTCCACGGAGAGCCGATGCTCGGCGCCGAGGCGGCAGCAGGCGCCGCCGGCGACGCCGTCGTGCTGCTGTCTCCGATGCCGGAGATCGCGTTGCCGCCGAGGGTGATCGGCGCGTTCACGACGGGGAGGATCTGCGTTCCGCCCAGGATGCCGTCTTCGCCACTGGTCCACGCCGAGCCGGCGCCCGCGGTGGGCGTGCCCGCCGAGGGTGCGGCCGCGGCCGGGGCCGCAGTCGTCGTGCTGTCGCCGACGAGCGAGATCGCGTTGCCGGCGATCGTGACCGGGGCGTTCACCGACACGAGGGCCTGCGTGCCCGAGGCGATGCCGTCCTCGCCCGAGGTCGAAGGTGCGGCCACGGTGACGGGGGCGGGAGCCGGTGCGGCCGGAGCCGGCGCCGGTGCGGACGTCGAGTCGCCGACGCCGGAGACCGCGAGGCCCTGGACGGTGACGGGGACATTGACGTTGACGATGGCTTGCGTCCCCGAGGCGACGCCGTCTTCACCGCTCGTGGTGGCCGGGGCCGCTGCGGGAGCGGGGGCCGGGGCGGCGGCCGGCGCGGGCGCCGGGGCGGTCGTGCTGGAGTCGCCGATCACCGAGACGGCGTTGCCGCCCACCGTGACCGGAAGGTTGACGTCGATGATGGCCTGCGTCCCCGAAAGGATGCCGTCCTCACCGTTCGTCTCCGCCGCGTTGGCCGCGGCGGCGCCGAAGATCGTGATGCCTCCGGCGATGAGCGCTGCCCAGAGGGCGCGCGACATGAAGGTCTTCATTGGAATGCTCCTTGACTGGAGAGAGGATTGCGCGCGAGCGCGCGCGGATGGTCGTGTCGCCCAGAGGGCGACCGATCCTCACTCAGTCGGGAGCGACGTCGGTGTCGTACGTGGGCGCCGGGGGCGCGACGTCGTCATTCCATCCGCTTCGACGCATCCAGGCACGGTATGCGAAGAGCGGAGCGAATGCGGCGAGCGCGAGAGCGCCGGGGCCTGCACCGCCAGACCCCATGGGAGAGCTCCCGCCCGGCGCGCAGACGCCGAGAACGAGAGCCGAAGAGAGGATGCCGCCGACCTGCGCACCGGTCGACATGAGGCCGGCAGCAGCCGAGCTCGCGGACGCGATGGCGGTGAAAGCGGGAAGAGCGTGGGTATAGACGTCCCAGACGGCCGGAGCGGCCCACGTCGGGACGAGCGCGCCGGCAGCCGTGACACCGGCCAGAGCGGCTTGAGCGGACTGCTCGTGGGAGACGGACGGAGCGCCGAACGGCGGGATCACATCCGGCACGTTCACCAGCGGCGGACGGGTTCCGCCCAGGCCCGAAGCGGTGTCGTCGACGGTGGTCAGGACTCCGTGGACCGTGGTGTCGGCGGTGGCCGCGACATCCGTCAGCGCCTCGTCGAGACCGACCGCCTGGACGACCTGGCCGACGACCGGAACGGCGTTCACGACCTCGACGACCGGCTGGACGACACTGCCGACCACGCCGGTGCCGGTCACCTCTGCGACGGGCTGCACGACCGCCTGAACGGTGGTGGTCACGGTGCTGACGACCGGCTGGACGACCGGCTGCACCGGTGCAGGCGCGACCCGCGCGACCTGCTGAACCGTGGTGGTGACCGCCTGCGTCGTGCCCTGCACGACGTCGGTCACTCCGCCGACCGTGGTGCTGACGACGTCTGTCACGCCGCCCAGAAGACCCCCTCGATCGCTTCCGTCGTCAGCCCGCGCATCCGTCGAGCCGAAGCCCAGGAAGAGTGCGAGCAGGAGGTACGCGAACGAGACGGCGATGCCGATGGCGAGAAGCCTGATGACGGGCACCCGTGCGGGGTGTGCTGCAGCGTCCACGTTCACCTCCTTTTAGCGACGTCGATCGTCGGGCGGAATATTCGTTGCCGAATACCGCCTGAGGGTGCCTGGACCCCTGACCATACTCGCGCACTTCGTCCGTGTCCAGGGGTCTGCTTCGCTTTTCGGACACGCCGGCGCGTTGACGCATGCCGAACTGTGCACAACCGGGCCTAGCAGATGCAACCTTCAAGCCCGACTTCAAGCACATCTGGATCCACAGGCTGTGAAACGGAAAATCGCAGATCAACGTGTAGATAATCGGCGACCGGGTGAGTAATCCCAAGGGTTGTCCACAGAAGCTGTGCACAGGCTGTGCGGCGTTTCGCGCAGACTGTCCACACAGTTATCCACAGGTCATGTTGCGACGCCAAGTGGCCCTGCCTAGCGTGGTGTGCGGCCCGTGGGGTGCCCCGTGTCCGAAGGCGGATGTCGGAGGTAGGTGCTCTGCTTACGCGGGGACGGGACGGATGCTGGGGCTCGGTCCTGGTCCATGCCGCATGCCCACGCGCCGACACAGCAAGGCCCGACGCACACCTGGAGGACACCGTATGTCGATCGCCGACATCTCCGACGAGCGTCTCGGTGGACACCGCGAACCGGAGCGGACTCCTCCTCACGACCTGCTGGCCGAGCAGAGCGCACTCGGGGGCATGCTGCTCTCGAAGGATGCCGTGGCCGACGTGATCGAGACGCTCCGGGGTTCGGACTTCTACGTGCCCAAGCACGAGCTGATCTTCGAGGCGATCCTGACGCTCTACTCGCACGGAGAGCCGACCGATGTCGTCGCCGTGACCGACGAGCTGATCAAGAACGGCGAGCTGCAGCGGGCGGGCGGCGCCGACTACCTGCACAGCCTCACCTCGATCGTGCCGACGGCCGCCAACGCCGGCTACTACGCGTCCATCGTCAACGAGCGCGCACTCCTGCGCCGTCTCGTCGATGCCGGCACGCGCATCGTCCAGATGGGGTACTCGGGCCAGGGCGAGGCGCTCGACCTTGTGAACAACGCTCAGGCCGAGATCTACTCGGTGACCGGCGCCGAGGCCGCCGAGGACTACGTGCCGCTGACCATCGCGGTCGACGCCGCCGTCGACGAGATCGAGGCGGCCCGCGGTCGCGACGGTCAGATGACCGGCATCCCGACCGGCTTCGCGGGACTCGACCAGCTCACCAACGGGCTGCACGCCGGCCAGATGATCATCATCGCGGCGCGACCGGCGATGGGTAAGTCGACTCTTGCGCTCGACTTCGCGCGCGCCGCCGCGATCAAGGCCGACATGCCGACGATCTTCTTCTCTCTCGAGATGGGCCGCAGCGAGATCGCGATGCGCCTTCTCAGCGCCGAGGGATCCATCCCCCTGCAGGCGATGCGCAAGGGCACGCTCGACTCCCGGGACTGGACCACGATCGCCGCCACGCGCGGCCGCATCAACGACGCTCCCCTCTACATCGACGACAGCCCGAACATGACGCTCGTCGAGATCCGCGCCAAGTGCCGGCGGCTCAAGCAGCGCGCCGGTCTCAAGATGGTCGTCATCGACTACCTCCAGCTCATGACGAGCGGCAAGCGCGTCGAGTCGCGGCAGCAGGAGGTGTCCGAGTTCTCTCGGGCGCTCAAGCTCCTCGCGAAGGAGCTGCAGTGCCCGGTGATCGCCCTGTCGCAGCTGAACCGTGGTCCGGAGCAGCGAGCCGACAAGAAGCCCGCGCTCTCCGACCTCCGCGAGTCGGGGTCGATCGAGCAGGACGCCGACATGGTCGTGCTGCTGCACCGCGAGGCCGCCTACGAGAAGGACTCCCCGCGGGCGGGCGAGGCCGACCTCATCGTCGCCAAGCACCGCAACGGTCCGACCGACACGATCACGGTCGCCTTCCAAGGCCACTTCTCCCGCTTCGCCGACATGGCCGTGGGGATGTAGCAGCGCTCGCAGCTGCCGACGACGCCAGAAACGCGACCGGACCGACTGAGGGTCGAAGCTGACACCGCTCCGGCACGCGCACGCGGAGCCGTCTCGGGCACGTCTCAGGTGGGCCGCACTCCGCTCGCTTAGACTCGGGGCCCTCAGGGGGAGTACTCCACCACGATCGGCTCGTCACTACGGATGCCTGCGCGTCCCGGGCCATCGGTTCCCGGACCGGGAGCGGAAGAGACCTTGGCTGTGTATCTGTCACGCCGAGGATCGGAGCATCCCTGCTGTGGCTCGCCTATCGGCAGGCCTTCTCGCATGGCGAGTCGAATCCCGCCGACGGTCGCTTCATGGGCCTGGTGCGCCGCATCCTGCCCGTGAGCGATGAGTACAACGGCGACAAGCTCACCGTCCGCAAGGACGGACGTCGCTTCGTCACCCCGATGCTGCTCATCATCATCGCCATCGGCTTCGTGGACCTCCTCTTCGCCGTCGACTCGATTCCTGCGATCTACGGGCTGACGAACGAGGCGTACATCGTCTTCACCGCCAACGCGTTCGCCCTCATGGGTCTGCGGCAGCTGTACTTCCTCATCGGCGGCCTGCTCGAGCGCCTCGTGTATCTCGCGCAGGGACTCGCCGTCATCCTGGCGTTCATCGGCGTCAAGCTGGTGCTCCATGCGATGCACGTCAACGAGCTCGCCTTCATCAACGGCGGCGAGCCGATGATCTGGGCGCCCGAGATCCCGATCTGGTTCTCGCTCCTGTTCATCGCCGCCACGATCGCGGTGGCGACGATCGCGAGCCTCCGCAAGACGCGCGGCGACCGGCAGCGCGCCTCCGCGGCGAGCCGATCCGAGCCCCGGATGCCCCTGCAAGACTGAGAGCGTGAGGGATCTCGAGCTCGCGCGCATCCCGGCCGGGACCGTGACACTCCACGACGCGCGACGCAACGCGCGGTGGACAGTCGAGCTCGAGCCGTTCGAGATCGGCGTCTTCGCCGTGACGCAGGACCAGCTCGCCGAGCTGCTCGGGGAAGCGGCGTCCCATCCCCGTCGGCCGGCGACCGAGGTGAGCTGGCAGCGCGCGATCCGCTTCTGCAACGCGGCGTCGGAGTGGGAGGGCCTGGATCACGCGTACGCCTTCGACGGGGAGGTGATCACATGGGATGTCGAGGCCGACGGGTACCGACTGCCCACCGAGGCCGAGTGGGAGTACGCCTGCCGGGCCGGGTCCACCGGCCCGCACTACGGGCCGCTGCCCGAGGTCGCATGGACGGCTGCCGACGGCGTGGGCGCTCCGCAGAACGTCGGGGGCAAGCTGCCGAACCTCCACGGACTGTTCGACACCCTCGGCAACGTCTGGGAGTGGTGCTGGGACCTGCTCGACCCCGCACGCTACGACGACTACCGGGTCTTCCGCGGTGGCGGGTTCGCGGATGACGCGTGGAGCGTGCGCGCGTCGGTCCGGCGCGGTGGCTCACCGCGTCTCGCCCAGGACGATCTCGGGTTCCGCGTCGCCCGCGGCGCCTTCCCGACACCCCGGCGGGCGCAGGGCTGGTCGGAGGAGGCCGACCGCGAGCGGGCCGCCTACGACGGACCGCTTCCGCCCGGATGGACACCGCGACGGTGAGCCCGGGCCGCGCGCTCGTCGCGCAGCACGGTGGTGCGGGCGCGACAATGGGGCACATGACCCAGAGCGCCCTGCCGATGACCGCCGTGCCGGATCCGCAGTACGTGATGTCCGCGGAGGGTCACCGTATCGCGACGTACTCATGGGGCGACGAGGTGGCCGACACCGTGCTGGTCGTGCACGGGTTCGCGTCGAGCTGCCGCGACAACTGGGTCGACACGGGATGGGTGCGCGACCTCACGCGCGCCGGCTTCCGCGTGCTCGGAGTCGACCAGCGCGGGCACGGGCTCAGCGACAAGCCGCATGACCCGCACGACTACACGATGTCGGCGCTCGTGGGCGATCTGCTCCTGGTGCTCGACACCTATCTGCTCGACTCCGTGCACTACGCCGGGTACTCGCTCGGAGGCCGGGTGGGCTGGCAGCTGCTGGTCGACGCGCCGCACCGCGTGTCGCGCGCCGTCCTCGGCGGCATCCCCGACGGGCGGCCCCTCGCACGCGTGAAGATCGATCAGGCACGCGCATACGCCGAGCACGGGACCCCCGTCGAGGACCGGGTGACGCAGAACTACATCGCGCTGGCCGAGCGCGTGTCGAGCAACGACCTGGGTGTGCTCGTCGCGCTCGCCGAGGGCATGCGCCTGGGGGATGCCGATCCCGACCCGTCCCGACCGCCGCAGCAGCCGGTGCTCTTCGCGACCGGCTCCGAGGACGCGATCCTCGAGCGATCACGACGGCTCGCGTCGTCGGCGCCGCACGGCGTCTTCTTCGAGATACCCGGCCGGCACCACTTCAATGCGCCGGGGTCGCGTGCTTTCCGGCAGGAGGCGCTTGCCTTTCTGGGCGCGTGACGTCTACTGGCGGGGAAGCACCGTCAGCACGCGCTGGATGTGCTCGCGGAACTCCGCCATGAACCCCCGCAGGAAGTCCTGGGTGCTCTCGTTGCGCACCGTGCCGTCGTCGTCGTAATCGTCGGCGTTGAA
This genomic interval from Microbacterium sp. 4R-513 contains the following:
- a CDS encoding SUMF1/EgtB/PvdO family nonheme iron enzyme is translated as MRDLELARIPAGTVTLHDARRNARWTVELEPFEIGVFAVTQDQLAELLGEAASHPRRPATEVSWQRAIRFCNAASEWEGLDHAYAFDGEVITWDVEADGYRLPTEAEWEYACRAGSTGPHYGPLPEVAWTAADGVGAPQNVGGKLPNLHGLFDTLGNVWEWCWDLLDPARYDDYRVFRGGGFADDAWSVRASVRRGGSPRLAQDDLGFRVARGAFPTPRRAQGWSEEADRERAAYDGPLPPGWTPRR
- a CDS encoding alpha/beta hydrolase — protein: MTQSALPMTAVPDPQYVMSAEGHRIATYSWGDEVADTVLVVHGFASSCRDNWVDTGWVRDLTRAGFRVLGVDQRGHGLSDKPHDPHDYTMSALVGDLLLVLDTYLLDSVHYAGYSLGGRVGWQLLVDAPHRVSRAVLGGIPDGRPLARVKIDQARAYAEHGTPVEDRVTQNYIALAERVSSNDLGVLVALAEGMRLGDADPDPSRPPQQPVLFATGSEDAILERSRRLASSAPHGVFFEIPGRHHFNAPGSRAFRQEALAFLGA